TTTATTCAGTAAGTGAGAGGGTGGGGCACATCATGGACATTCAGTGCAAAACCGATGGAGATGGACTGCCGATGGTCTACATGCCCAGGGGGTACAGGGACGTCATGGACAGGGTGGCGGAGAGTGTCGCAAAATTCGGCTGGGGTGTCGAACAAAACACAAAGGCGTTGAAGGAATTCACCGAACAGATGCGAAAACTCACCGGCGTTATCGAGAAACAGTCGAAGAATGGGAGATGAGGGGCATGGCGAAGATGACGAGTGCCGATTGGCGGGCGGTGAATTATTTCACGCCAAGAGAGTTCCATCATCCTGATAAAATGGAGACGGACATTATTGCATTGCTCGACGATCTCCGGGACGTGTTCAAATTCCAATTCGTTATACACAGCGATTGGAGAAAACCGCCCGATGGCGTCCCGCCGGAACTGTGGCCGAGTGAGCACAATCACGGGAGGGCGGTGGATTTCCATGTGGAAAACCTTGACTATCTTGACGCGGCCGATCTGATGAAATTCAGCCTCCGGAGACTCGATGTGTGGCAGTCCGTCGGTCTTGGTCTATATCCGCACTGGAACAATCCGGGCTTTCACCTCGACACAAGGGGATATATGGCGCGGTGGGGGGCGGTACACAGGAACGGAAAACAAACGTACGTCACGTATAACGAGGCGTATAGACTCATCTGATAGGAGAAGAACAATGGGTTGTGTCATTGCAGGATGTATCTGTCTCTTTTTCGGTTTCGGCGGCGGTCTTTTTGTCGCCATCCGATACCTGGGAGACTGGATGGACCATGTTGTGAAAAAGTATCACGAGGCCGACGGGAAGCTCGATTCCGTCATCGAGAGGGCGGCGGCGTGGATCAAGGGCGTGTAGCCCGTCCGCCATTGGCGATGGAGTAACGGGCGATCCTGTGGGGCTGCCCGGCCGTATTAAAAGAAAACGGCCTTTACATACATAACGGAATTGACTGTTTAATGATCTGAAATGGTATGAGAATCATCCTCATCAAAGACGACGGCACTCCGAAAGGCGCGTGGATCGCGGTGTTCATTACTTTCGTGTGGATTGTCGTACACGTTGCAGCGTTCTTCTGGAAAGCGGGAGCGGATAATCTTGCGCTGTTTGACGCCGCGTTCACCGCCGGGTGTCTGTCGTATGTTGGGATGTACTTTTTGAAAAAATACAAGGGGAATGAGGATGAGATTTCGTCACTGGGTGATGTTTGTAGAGGTCTTAGTCGTGATTGCCATGGTGGTAACGATAGCGATTCAGGTCCACAACATATCACGGCTCCAGTCGAAAATCGAGAATAATCAGGCGTTTTCACTCCAAGGCTATCTCGAAGAGGAGTATGTCCCGGAACAGCTTGAAGCCCTGACAGTCGATGATCTTTCACGAATGGGGGGTGTCGTATGGGGCGAGTGAAATATCGTGTGACATCCATACAACTCACATCGCTTTGTGTGCTGTTGTTCCTGGTTTTTGCAACACAGGGTTGTTCGACCGCTTCCTGGATTGTCAACCCCCCGCCGCATATATCAGACCTGTACATGACGGAGGATGACGTCGTGGAATACTTCGGCCGTATCTCAAAGCAGGAACCATCCGATCCGGACGCGGTGCTCTACAATCCCGAAACGGATCGGTATGAGGTCAAGGCCCCGACATACAAGAAAGCCCTCACGAAAAGCGTCATGTACGAGATTCAGAAAGAGAAGATAATCGCATTCAGTAGGGACTATCACCGGGAGACGTTCGGGAAGGCGGTGAAGAAAGACCTGGGGACGGCGGGGATTTGGAGTGTCATTATCGCTGTCGCAATCGCCGTCTTTTCGGGCTTATAATATCAGCTCCGTGCCGTAACGAGAGACTCCGGCCCAGACGGTTGGGATTACAATTTTGGATTGTCATACTTAGGGACTTGTTAATTGACAGATACTGTTATTTGCACAGAAAGGGGAACCCCATCGGGGTCCCCCTTTCCTTTTGATCTCTTGATATGTCGTATCAATCCACGGCGATCATCACGTTGGACGCCTTGATTACGGCGTACACATCCTTACCCTCGGCGAGTTTCAGTTTATCGGCTGATTCCTTGGTAATGATCGAGACGACCTCCGTCCCCCCATCGGTCACCATCAGCACCTCGGTATTGACCGCGCCGGGGGTGACCTTTTTCACCTTTCCCTTTATGACGTTTCGTGCGCTTATTTTCATGATAGCCTCCATGTGTGTGGTGTGTGCACCCATCGGACCCGGGTGCAGATTTCTATTTAAATAGTCTATTGTCTTTATATTATACATCATAAATATCAATTTCCTACAATTTTTCTTATGTTTTGATGCGGTGGCCGTGTTTTCGTTTCACACATTATGTCTCTTTCTCCCGGCGGTTGCGGGTGAATGACCACCGTGGTAAGACACCACCTTCTTCACATATCTGGGATTTTGAATTGTTGAACGGAGAACGAGTACCTCAGAGCACGAAATCCGATGTTTAATTTCACCGAGACGGTCTGGGGTTCGCCGGCATCGGAAGGGGTTGTTCAAACGATCCCTCTTTTTCATTACGTGAAAGAGATCGTATATGCATGTGGGCTGTGTCGAACGAGGACGTTTCTATTACACCTTGTCATTTTCTTCCGGTTCGATTACACTGATCCTTCCTCCCCCGTTATCTGTTATGAAATAGGACGATTGTCATGAAAGAAGGCCTCCCGAGCGCCACGGCCGACAGCGTTGCACAGTGGCGGGCGGCCCATCAGCTCCTTGATAATCCCCTGGTCTTCGAAGACCCACTGGCCCTTCGCATCATCGGGAAGGAGGCGGCGTCACAGCTTACCGCCGACCCGCAGCGATTCGAGGCTACGTGGGTGTCGTCGTATCTCCGGGCCTTTCTGGCGGCGCGGAGCCGGATCGCCGAGGACGAGCTTGCCAAAAGGGTTTTGCACGGTGTACGGCAGTACGTTATCCTCGGGGCGGGGTTGGATACATTTGCCTATCGGAGTCCCTATCCGGAGGGGACGCTTACGATCTTCGAGGTCGATCACCCTACAACGCAGGCATACAAGCGGGAGCGGCTCAAAGAGGCCGACATCGCAATCTCTCTGGATGTCAGATTCGTCCCGATTGATTTCGAGACGCGGACCCTTTCCGACGGTTTGATTGCGGCGGGCTTCGCGTTCGATGCGCCTACCTTCTTTTCATGGCTCGGCGTGACGCTCTATCTCCCGGTGGAAGTGGTCATGTGGACTCTGCGTTTTGTTGCCTCGTTTCCACACGAAAGCGGGATAGCCTTCGACTACACGATCTCCCCGTCGTTGATGACGGGGGCGGGTCGGGCGGCCTTTCATGCGTTGGCGGCACGAGTGGCGGAGACCGGGGAGGTGTGGCGCACCTTCTTCGATCCCGCGCGGCTCGCGGAGGACGTCCGGGAAATGGGCTTTGGATGTGTCCGGGACTGGACGCCAGGCGAGATCAACGCACACTACTTTTCAAACCGGGACGACGGGCTTATCGTCGGCGGCCTTTCCCATGTGATGTGTGCCCGGGTGTAACGGGGAAGGGAGAGGGAATACGCAGAGGCGCATCGACATCACGCCGTTCAGGTCATAATCGGGCTTTCGGTACCATTTCACGTGTTGCTCGATGAACAGTGGCGCGAGACCGATTTTTATATCATCAGTGCGAACAGGCCGAACTGTTTTAACGACGCCAGCGGATTGACGGGATGGTTTTCGGGCGGTCCTCCCTTGACGATGCTCGACACGCCCTCGGCTTTCTGGTATGATGGGCACCGGTGCGGGGCGGCCGGGATGCCGCCCGTACGTGCCGATGTCTTTTTGATCACCGATCTTCCGGAGGGAAATCCCGTGGATATGTCACTTTTGATCTCCTATTGCGCCCGCATCCTCCCCGGCCTGGTGGTGGGGATCGCCTTCGTGCTCCTCGTGGGAAAGCGCGATGCGGCCTATCGCGTCATGGCGTATATTCTCATGTTCGTCCTGATGCGTGACGCCATGACGCCTCTGGGGATGTGGCGGTTCGGGACGGAAGGGTTTTTCCGGATCAGGTTTGCTGATATGCCGCTTCTCTTGGTGGTGCTGGGTCTCTCCTCCGGAACGGGGGCGTGTGCGATCCTCCTTTTCGATAAGGAACTCCGGGGATTGATCGTCTGGTTCAAGGAAGGGGTAATCTCTTCTGTCATCATCGGATTATGTGGGGCGGCGGTGGTGGCGGCGCCGCTCCTCATCGGGTATCGATGGGTGGATATCGCCGCCCGGGGCGGGGCGGTGGCGACGTCTCTGGTTTTCCCCCTTCTCTGCGTGACGATCTTCGGCAATTTTCTGGAGGAAACCCTCTTTCGGGGCCTCTTTTACGGCCACATGGAGCGGCTCACAACGCCGCTCAGGGCGGCGCTTACCTCCGGCGTCCTCTTCGCCTTTGCCCACGTCTTTCTTGCCTTCACCGTCACGAACGTGGGACTACCGGTATTACTCTTCTGCCTGTGGGAGGGGACGATCTGCGGCCTGGTCAGGATGAAATGGGGCCTGGTTTCGGCCACCCTGGTTCACGGCGGGGCAATCTTTCTGTTGAGCGCGGGGCTGTGGTAGGGATAGGGAAAAGGATGTGAAGCTCATATTGATGTAACAAAATCAGAAAGGTATTTCGTCAACTACGACTTCAACTTCGAAATGGTAATCGTAATTACCCTCAGATGTCTGAAGACGTAGAAGTATTCTACCTTTTAGTGTATATTCATTAAGTATTTCGTCTCCAGCAAAAACAGAAGCTATTATTTTTCGTGATTTAAGATTTAATGGAGCCCATGACCCTTTAACAAATCTATTTAGGGGTGTTAATAAAAGATGGCGCGACTCAAATCCTTCAATATCTGATTCCTTTGATGGACGTTTATTATCATCCTGATAAAAAGTCCAACCACTCGATGTATATATATAAATTGCTTCTATTGTTGGAGAAGGTATGTCAGAATCATTTGATAAGTCTATTTGGTAATAAACCTCTCCAGTGGCATCGAATTTGTCTATTTCTAAGTATCCTCTGACTGGTTTAAGAGTTACTTTTATATTTCTTGTTTTAATTTTTTCTATATCGTTTTTTATCCAACTTAATTCAGCCTTCAATTTTTCTTTTAGTGATGTTATTGAGTTTTCATAAACAATGTGTCTATGATGTTTTAGATCAAAAGGAATATCCGATGAAGTTTTTGTCAGGTGAATACAAGTTTTATTTTTTGCATGTGCATAACCAACTTCATAGAAAACATTGGGATTTTGGTCTGACATATCAGCAATAACTACATCTGCTCCTTCTATTTGTCTATATATTCTATCAAGAATTCCCTCTCTGAATATTTGTTCGTCAACTCTTTCAGCTTTAAAGTTTAACTCTTCTGCAACTGCCTTTATCCCAAGTTTATATATATCGTCATAAGTAGAGTCAAAAGGCATAAGAACAAATGCAAACAAAGAATTGTCTTTTTTTACCATATGGTCACCTTAATCAAATAGGTGGATTTTATTTTAGAGAATTAAATGGTTGCTGTCAATTTCATATTTGAACAATAAAAGATTAAGCTGACTATTATATTTATTTGCATCAAAAAAAGATCACAAATGTCTGTGGTTTAGTTTTACAAAGTGTTTGATTGAAAATACTTAAAACTATTTCATTTATATCAATTTTGTTTTTTTTTGAGATATAGTATACTTCTAAAATACATCTTTATTTACTGCTTTTTGTGAGATTCATAAAACAATGAAAAGATATCGAACTTTATCAATTTCTTTATGCTTGGTTATAGTATTGGTAATTGCTCTGTTTAATATACTCGCCCTCTCCTTCGATCGGATGGGCAAGGAGCCGCCGATAATCTGGGACGTGCTGACCGTGGAATCCGGCGGCGTCTCCCTC
The sequence above is a segment of the Candidatus Zymogenaceae bacterium genome. Coding sequences within it:
- a CDS encoding molybdopterin-binding protein translates to MKISARNVIKGKVKKVTPGAVNTEVLMVTDGGTEVVSIITKESADKLKLAEGKDVYAVIKASNVMIAVD
- a CDS encoding class I SAM-dependent methyltransferase, which gives rise to MKEGLPSATADSVAQWRAAHQLLDNPLVFEDPLALRIIGKEAASQLTADPQRFEATWVSSYLRAFLAARSRIAEDELAKRVLHGVRQYVILGAGLDTFAYRSPYPEGTLTIFEVDHPTTQAYKRERLKEADIAISLDVRFVPIDFETRTLSDGLIAAGFAFDAPTFFSWLGVTLYLPVEVVMWTLRFVASFPHESGIAFDYTISPSLMTGAGRAAFHALAARVAETGEVWRTFFDPARLAEDVREMGFGCVRDWTPGEINAHYFSNRDDGLIVGGLSHVMCARV
- a CDS encoding CPBP family intramembrane metalloprotease, giving the protein MSLLISYCARILPGLVVGIAFVLLVGKRDAAYRVMAYILMFVLMRDAMTPLGMWRFGTEGFFRIRFADMPLLLVVLGLSSGTGACAILLFDKELRGLIVWFKEGVISSVIIGLCGAAVVAAPLLIGYRWVDIAARGGAVATSLVFPLLCVTIFGNFLEETLFRGLFYGHMERLTTPLRAALTSGVLFAFAHVFLAFTVTNVGLPVLLFCLWEGTICGLVRMKWGLVSATLVHGGAIFLLSAGLW